Within Xanthomonas theicola, the genomic segment CAAGATCAAGACCAACCGGGCGGCGGCCAAGCGGTTCCGCAAGACCGCCTCCGGCAAGTACAAGGCCGGCCACGCCAACCGTAGCCACATCCTCACCAAGAAAGCGACCAAGCGAAAGCGCAACCTGCGGCAGACGAACCATGTTCGTGCCGAGGACGCAGGCCGTCTTGACCGTATGCTTCCTTACCTCTGAGGACTGAACCATGGCTCGAGTAAAACGTGGCGTCCAGGCGCGCCGCCGGCACAAGAAAGTTCTGAACCTGGCCAAGGGCTACTACAATGCCCGCCGCAAGGTCTTCCGCGTCGCCAAGCAGGCGGTGATCAAGGCGCAGCAGTACGCCTACATCGGCCGTAAGCAGAAGAAGCGCAATTTCCGTTCGCTGTGGATCACCCGCATCAACGCGGCGGCCCGCATCAACGGCCTGAGCTACAGCCGTTTCATGAACGGCCTGCTCAAGGCCGGCATCACCCTGGACCGCAAGGTGCTGGCGGACATCGCCGTGCACGACGCGCAGGGCTTTGCCGCCTTGGCTGAGAAGGCAAAGGGCGCGCTGGCGGCATAATGCAGGTCCCTCTGCAACGGCCCGCACATCCATGCGCGGACTGTTGAACAACAGCAGGGAAAGAGCAGACATGCAGGGGAAGGGCGCGAGTCCTTCCCCTTTTTGCGTTCTGGGCATCCCGATTGCGGGATCGATCCTGTCGCGGGATCCGGACCGGGTGATCGGCTGAAGTGAGGCGCGAGTGCAATGAGTGAGATCCAATCCCTGAGCGTGCAGGCGCTGGCGGACATCGCCGCGGCGCAGAGTCCGGAGGCGCTGGAGCGGTTGCGCGTCGCGCTGCTGGGCAAGAGCGGCAGCATCACCGTGCAGATGAAACAGCTCGGCGCGTTGCCGCCCGAGCAGCGCAAGCTCGCCGGCGAGGCGATCAACCGTGCGCGCGATGCGGTCTGCGCGGCGCTGGCCGAACGCCGCGCGCTGCTGGAGCGCGCGGCGCTGGACGCACGCCTGGCCGCCGAGCGCATCGACGTGACCCTGCCGGGCCGGCGCGGCGAGCGCGGTGGACTGCATCCGGTCACGCGCACGCTGGAGCGCATCACCGAGATCTTCGCGCGGTTGGGCTACGAGCTGTCCGACGGCCCGGAGATCGAGGACGACTGGCACAACTTCGAGGCGCTGAACTTTCCCCTGCACCATCCGGCGCGGGCGATGCACGACACCTTCTACCTCGCCGACGACCGCGGCGACGGCCGCCGCTTGCTGCGCACGCACACCTCCGGGGTGCAGGTGCGCTACATGCTCGAGCATGCGCCGCCGCTGCGCATGATCGCCGCCGGCAAGGTCTACCGCAGCGACAGCGACCAGACCCATTCGCCGATGTTCCACCAGGTCGAAGGCCTGCTGGTCGACGAGCATTCCACCTTCGCCGACCTCAAGGGCACCTTGTCCGAGTTCGTGCGCGCGTTCTTCGAGCGCGATTTCGAAATGCGCTTGCGCCCCAGCTACTTCCCGTTCGTCGAACCCGGCGCGGAGGTGGACATCGCCTGGCAGCAGTCCGACGGCAGCACCCGCTGGCTGGAAGTGCTCGGCTGCGGCATGGTGCATCCGAACGTGCTGCGCAGCGTCGGCATCGATCCGGAACGCTACACCGGCTTCGCCTTCGGCATGGGTGTGGAGCGTTTCGCGATGCTGCGCTACGGCGTCAACGACCTGCGCGCGTTCTTCGACAACGACGTGCGGTTCTTGCGCCAGTTCGCTTGAGTTCCGTTCGGGACTCGGGATCCGGGACTCGGGACTCGTGGAAGCTTCGGCGTTCCGCCTGTTCGCGAGTTCTGGCATCCGAGTCCCGAGTCCCGAGTCCCGAGTCCCGGAAAAACCATGAAATTCTCTGAAAACTGGCTGCGCAGCCACGTTCCCACCCAGGCCTCGCGCGACGAGTTGGCCGCGACCCTGACCGCCATCGGCCTGGAGGTCGAGCAGCTCACGCCGCTCGGCGAGTCGCTGCAGCAGGTGGTGGTGGCACGCATCGTCGCCGCGGCGCCGCATCCGCAGGCTGACCGGTTGCAGGTTTGCCAGGTCGATGCCGGGCAGGGGGAATTGCTGCAGATCGTCTGCGGCGCGCCGAACGCGCGCGCCGGGCTGGTCGCGCCGCTGGCGCTGGTCGGTGCGCAGGTCGGCGGTATCGCGATCAAGGCGGCCAAGCTGCGCGGCGTCGAGTCCAACGGCATGTTGTGCTCGGCCAAGGAACTGGGCCTGGACAGCGACGTGTCGGGTCTGTTCGAACTGCCCGACGACGCGCCGACCGGGCAGGCGCTGGCCGAGTACCTGGGCCTGCCCGACGCCAGCATCGAGATCAAGCTGACCCCGAACCGCGCCGACTGCTTCGGCGTGCGCGGCATCGCCTACGACGTGGCGGCGGCCTGCGGCAGCGACGTGCTGCCGTTCGCGGCCGCGCCGGTCGCCGTCGCCAGCGCGCGCCGGCTGGAGGTGCGGCTGCAGGCCGGCCGCGCCGCGCCGCGCTATTGCGGCCGCGTCGTCGAGGATCTCGACCCGGCGGCGAAGACGCCGTTGTGGATGGCCGAGCGCCTGCGTCGCAGCGGCGTGCGCCCGGTATCGCTGCTGGTCGACATCACCCAGTACGTGATGCTGGAGCTGGGTCAGCCGATGCATGCCTTCGACCTGGACACGCTGCGCGGCCCGGTCGGCGTGCGCCGCGCGCGCGCCGGCGAGACGCTGACGCTGCTCGATGGCCGCAACGCGGCGCTCGACGACGACTTCCTGGCCGTCACCGACGGCGACCGCGTGGTCGCCCTGGCCGGATTGATGGGCGGCCACGACACCCGCGTCACCGATACGACCCGGCATGTGTTCCTGGAGGCCGCGCATTTCGCGCCGGCCGCGATCATGGGCCGCGGCCGCAAGCTCGGCCTGCATACCGATGCCGGCCATCGCTTCGAGCGCGGCGTGGATCCGGCGCTGCCGCGGCCGGCGCTGGAACTGGCGACGCGGCTGGTGCTGGAGTTGGCCGGCGGCCGCGCCGGCCCGGTGGTCGAGGCTGAGTTGCTCGAGCACCTGCCGGCGCCGGCGCCGATCGCGCTGCGCCGCGCGCGCATCGTACGCGTGCTCGGCATCGAGATCGCCGATGCCGAGGTCGAGCGCATCCTGCGCGCGCTGGGCATGGAGGTCGCCGCGGCCGCCACTGGCTGGCAGGTCACCGCGCCGAGCCGCCGCTTCGACATCGCCCTGGAAGAGGACCTGATTGAGGAACTGGCGCGCATCCACGGCTACGACCGGCTGCCGACCACGCTGCCGGGCGGCGCCTCGCGCATCGCCATGGGCAGCGAAACGCAGTTGGACGAAGTGAGCGTGCGCCGCCAACTGGTCGCGCGCGCGATGCTGGAAACCATCAACTACGCCTTCGTCGATGCGGCCCTGCTGGACCAGTGGGGCCTGGATGCCGGACGCGTGGCGCTGGCCAATCCGCTCAGCGCCGAACTGGCGGTGATGCGCCCGTCGCTGTTGCCGGGCCTGGCCGCGGCGCTGGGCCGCAACGTCGCGCGCCAGGCCGGCCGCGTGCGCCTGTTCGAACTGGGCAAGGTCTTCGCGGCCGCGCCGGCCGCCGGCGCCGCGCCGTCGGAGACGCAGCGCGTGGCCGTGGCGGTGTGCGGCGATGCCGACGCACTGCAGTGGGGCCTGCCGGCGCGCAAGGTCGATTTCCACGACCTCAAGGGCGACCTGGAGGCGCTGGCCAGCGCCGCTGGCGCACGCCTGGAATACCGTCCGTCGGCGCGCCCTTTCGCGCACCCGACCCGGTCGGCCGACGTGTACCGCGACGGCGCGCTGATCGGCTGGATCGGCCAACTGCACCCGCGGCTGTTGCAGGCGCTGCAGATCGACGCGGATATGCTGGGTTTCGAGTTGGATCTGGCACCGCTGGCCGCGCGCGCGTTGCCGCGCGCCGCCGCGCTGTCGCGGTTCCCGTCGGTGCGCCGCGACTTGGCCTTCCTGGTGCCGGAGGTGGTGGCCTGGGCGGCGCTGGCGCACAGCGTGCGCGGTGCGGTTGGGCCGCTGCTGCGCGAGGTGGTGCTGTTCGACCGCTATGTCGGCCCCGGGGTCGAGGCGGGTTTCAAGAGTCTCGCTATGGGCTTGATTTTGCAGGACAGCTCGCGCACTCTGACGGATCGCGATGTGGATGCAGTGGTCGCCGATGCAGTGGCGGCGTTGGCGCGCGAACACGATGCGCGGATTCGCGGCTGAGATGTAGGGGATAGCAGGGCAATGGCGTTGACCAAAGCGGAAATGGCCGAACGGTTGTTCGACGAAGTCGGGCTGAACAAGCGCGAGGCCAAGGAATTCGTCGATGCTTTCTTCGATGTGCTGCGCGATGCGCTGAAACAGGGCCGGCAGGTGAAGCTGTCCGGCTTCGGCAACTTCGATCTGCGTCGCAAGAACCAACGGCCTGGTCGCAATCCCAAGACCGGCGAAGAAATCCCGATCTCGGCGCGGACGGTGGTGACTTTCCGACCGGGACAGAAGCTCAAGGAGCGAGTGGAGGCTTATGCTGGACCCGGGCAGTAACCGTGAACTTCCGCCGATTCCGGCCAAGCGCTACTTCACCATCGGTGAGGTCAGCGAGCTGTGCGACGTCAAGCCGCACGTACTGCGCTACTGGGAGACCGAATTCCCTAGCCTGGAACCGGTCAAGCGCCGCGGCAACCGGCGCTACTACCAGCGCCACGACGTGCTGATGGTGCGGCAGATCCGCAGCCTACTGTACGAACAGGGCTATACGATCGGCGGCGCGCGCCTGCGCCTGGAAGGCGAGGGCGCCCGCCAGGAGTCGGCGCTGAGTAACCAGATCATCAAGCAGGTGCGGCAGGAACTGGAAGAAGTGCTGCAGTTGCTGCGGCGTTGAGCGCCACTGGCGAAATCGGCTAGGAATGGCAGCGTCGAACCGGCTATACTTGCCAGCCTCGCCACGAGGCGGACGTTTTTACCGGGGTATAGCGCAGCCTGGTAGCGCACTAGTCTGGGGGACTAGTGGTCGTCGGTTCGAATCCGGCTACCCCGACCATCTTCAAGAAGGCCCATGTCAGCGACATGGGCCTTTTCGTTGGTTCATCTCCCAACTGCGTGGAAGGCAGCGCGATCTTGAGGAAGAAGTGGGCGTCATCGCGTTAGCCGTAGGCGATGGGCTTGATGACCTTGATCTTGTTGTGGATGCCTTCGAGCAAGCCGGTGTGCCTCGGCCAGCGTACCCGACGGAGGATGCCGCGCCAGTCGGGCCGCAGGCACCTGGCGAAGTGCATCAGGGCCGGGATCGCACTCTCCCGGGCGTGGCGTCGCCACTGCCTCCAGGCACGGCGCCAGGCCCGGGCCGTACCTGCATTCCACAGCGCCTTGCGTTGTTCCTTCATCGCGTAGACCGTCATCAACGTCTGGTTGGCTTGCAGCACCTCGCTCAGCTGGATCCGTTCGGACTCGGCCAGGTTGGCCCGATTGCGCAACAGGAGCCAGTGCGCACGCTCGACCGCCTTGCGCGCCGGCTTGTCGTGGCGCAGGGGGTTGGCCGCATCCACCCGCCCCCGGCCGATGACCTCGCGGCCGTCTTCGGCGATGACATGGAACAGGTCGTAGACCACGCGCGCGTTTGGGCGGTGCTGGCGCACTTCCAGGTCCTAGGCGGCGTTCATGTCCATCGCCACCGCCTGGATGTCGGCACAGCGCTGGGGGCCGAGCAGTTCGAAGAAGGCTCTGACCTGGACCCGTGGGCGGCCCCGTCCCACCCACAGCACCGGCTTGCGCTCCACGTCCACCACGACGGTGGCGTAGCGATGGCCCTTGTGCACCGCGAACTGGTCCATCGCGATCGCGCGTACCCCGTCCAGCTCCAGCGGCCCCAGCGTGCGCTCCAGGGTCCTGAAAGCGATTGTCTTGGCCGTCTTCCAGTCGATCCCATGCCAACGGGCGGCGTGCAGTACCGAGGTCGCCGCGCATGGCCGCGCCACGCTCTCGGCCAGCCGTCGTGTCGCCCGGCCATGCCGATCCAGCCAGTCCAGCCGCTGCCGCCGGGGGCCGCCCCTCGGACAAGCCAGGCGCAGACACGGCACATGCAACTCCACCGGATCGCCGAATACCGGCAACTCGCCGATGCGCCGCATCGTGCGGCCATCAATCGCTGTCACCGTCTGCCCGCAGCCCATGCAGTGCCGTTGCGCACCCGGCGCCGGCTCCAGGTCGATCACCCCCCAACGCTGCTGCCCACGGGACGCATGCCGCCGCTTGCGGACACCGCACCCCTCCCAGCCGCCCAGCCGGGACATACAATCCTGCTCGGCCGCGGCCGACCTTCAGTGGGTTGCCTGGACAACAGCAAGTCCGACCGGTCGGCCGTGCGCCTCTCCACTCAGTTGGGCGATGAACCTTTTTTTTAGGCTCATCGCGGATTCATAGGGGTGCTTTTGCCGGGTTGAACTTGCCTTGGTCCTTGGAAACAAGCGCTTTTCTGCGCTGTGCCGCAGGGCGGATCCTGCCCTGACTTGCCGACCTGGGTGAACGCATGAAGACCGGCCGCACCCTGCGCGATCTGTTCTGCTTCCCCGGCTTTGTGGCGCTGGCCACGCGGCGAGGTGTGTTCGGCGATCCGAAGGCTCGGATCGTGACCCTGCGGCGCCGTACGACACGGTGTCGATGCGCCGTTTCGCGAAGATCGGCGGCCTGGATGATGTGCCGGACGAGACCACGATCCTCAACTTCCACCGGTTGCTGGAGACGCACGATCTGGCGCGCACGCTGTTCAACCGGATTCATGCGCACCTGTCGCGCAAGGGCCAGAGCTGGCGCGGTGGCACGATCGTGGACGCCACGATCATTGCCGCGCCCCGTTCGACCAAGAACCAGGATGGCGAACGCGATCCGGAGATGCACCAGACCAAGCAGGGCAACCAGTCCTCCTTCGGGATGAAGGCGCACATTGGCGTGGACGAGGAGTCCGGCCTGATACACCACGTGGAATGCACAGCGGCCAATGTGGCTGAATCACCCAGGCGCACAAGCTGCTGCACGGCAAGGAAGACACGGTGTGCGGGGACAGCGGCTACACCGGGCTGGCCAAACGCGAGGAGATGGCCGCCAAGCGCAAGCTGCGCTAGCTGATCGCCGAGAAGCCCTCGAAGCCGAAGCAGATCAGGAACAAACGCCAATTGAAGCGGGCCGAGCGCTGGGAACAGACCAAGGCTCGCCTGAGGGCGAAGGTGGAGCATCCGTTCCGGGTGATCAAGCGCCAGTTCGGCTACGTCAAGGTGCGCTATCGCGGCCTGGCCAAGAACACGGCGCAGGTGCTGACGCTGTTTGCGCTGTCGAACCTGTGGTGGAAGCGAACGCAGTTGCTGCCGGTGGTGGGAGAGTTGCGCCTGTCACCCGGGGAACACCCGGGAATGGGTCGGAAACGGCGCGACATCCGGTGGTCCGAAACCGAATTGTAGGCATGATGCTGCATTCCTCCGCCTCAGGTCCTGTTGTTCAGACCTTCCCTAACCGGGATCGCTGATGAGACAGCGTCACCACTCTCACGCTCACAGGCGGACCAAAGCCCGTGATTGTTTTTTAGGATATCGCGCTCCATCTTGAGCGTGGTGTCTTCTGTCCGCAGCCGGCCAGCTCGCTTTCCATCTTGGCCAGGCCGATCGACTTGGCCAGGGCTACGGTTTGGGCCTTGAAGTCATCGGTATATCGACGACGGGTAACGCGTTGCATGGGAACCTCCAGGTTGCGATGAAAGTATCGCTTCATGGCGTCCATTACTGCGGGGCAGGTTCAACGCGCCGCAAGCCGGCGCGGCTTAGCAAGCGGCACGGCTTGAAGCTGCGACAGTGCGATGAACGCGAAGGGCCGGGAACGCCGGCAGGCGGTGGAACCGGTGATCGGGCACTTGAAGCAGGAGCACAGGCTGGATCGGTGCTGGCTGAAGGGGCCAGGCGGGCGATGCCTGCAACGCGGTGCCCAGCGCAGCCGGCGACAACCTGCGCTGGCTGATGCGCTGTCGCGTTTTCGTGTGCCTGGCTCCAGCTGATCGCGCGGGCGACGCGCCAAGGCGGATCAATCTGCAGGTCGATTGCGACTTGCTGAGAAAGATTTTTCAGGGCCGGCGACGTCGCAGGGCGCAGCATGCGCCGCATCAAGGAGGATCGGAGGTTCGGGTTCGGTATCTGGCGCTTCGTGATTCTGCTGGTCGTGCTGGCGCTGCCGCCCGCGGCATCGGTGGAAGCGCGGCTGCCCGCGCTCGAGGCGTTGCGGGCGCAAGGCCGGATCGACCCGGCGCAACACGAACCCCGGCGCCAGCAGATCCTCGCCGATCTGTGAGCGCGCCGTGGGCGGCGGACGGCCTCAGCTGTCGCCGCCCGCGTCCACCCAGACCCGCATCTCGCCTTCGCCGCGGTTGGCCCAGGCGAAATAGGGCACAAAGGTCAGGGTCTGCGCCTGCCGCGATGCCGGCGGCGCGTCGTAGCGGTACAGCGGCAGGACGTCGGCCTGGGCGGCGTCGTGGCCGTGCAGGCGTTCGCCCTCGGCCTGCAACAGCACCTGTCCGGCCAGCGCGCCGCTGCCGGGTGCGGTGCGGATCGCCGCAGCGGCGGGTAGGCGCAGCTGGTGCAGCTGCGCGCCGTTGTCGGCCTGCTCCAGGCAGTACACCAGCGGCCCGCGTTGCAGCGCGACCTTGCCGGCCAGATGGCGCACGCGCGGATGCCCGCTGACCCGCATCACCGGCATCGGCAACTGCAGGTGCAGGGTGTCGCCGCGCTGCCAGCGTCGGCGCAGCACGCAGTAGCCGTGCTGCAGGTGCTCCTGGATCGCGACCGCGTCGCCGTTGAGCCGCAGTTGCGGCGCGCGGCACCAGTCGGGCAGGCGCAGCGCCAGCGCAGCGTCGATGGGCGCGTCGCAGTCCATGCTCAGTTCCACCTGTTCCTGCCACGGATAGTCGCTGCGCTGGCGCAGCGTCAGCGTGTGCCCGTCCACGTCGAAGGCGGCATCGCTGCCGACGTACAGGTTCACGTACAGCGTGTCGTCGCGGCGGGTATAGATGTAGTGGCCGAGCGAGGTCAGCACGCGTGCGATGTTCGGCGGGCAGCAGGCGCAGCCGAACCAGCGCTGGCGCACCGGCTTGACGTGGTCGAAGCCGTGGTTGCCGTGCACCGTGGGCGGATGCACTTCCAATGGATTGACGTAGAAGAAGTGGCGCCCGTCCAGCGCCATGCCGGCCAGCACCGTGTTGTACAGCGCACGCTCCATCACGTCGGCATAGCGGCTGTGCGGCGCCAGCTGCAGCATGCGGTTGGCGAACATCATCAGCCCGATCGAGGCGCAGCTTTCGTTGTAGGCGGTGTCGTTGGGCAGGTCGTAGTCGACGCTGAAGGCTTCGCCGTGGCTCTGCGCGCCGATCGCGCCGGTGAGGTACAGCTGCCGCTGCGTGGTGTTCTCCCACAGCCGCTCGCAGGTCGCGCGCAGCCCGGCATCGCCACTGTGCCGCGCCAGGTGCGCCACGCCGGCGTACAGGTAGACGAAGCGCACCGCGTGGCCGACCGCGGTGGTCTGCAGCGCCACCGGCACGTGCGCCTGGCTGTAGGCTTTGTCCTGGATCATCCACGCCGGTCCATGGCCGCCCCAGAAGTAGCTGCGCCCGCGCTTTTCGTATTCTTCGTCGTAGTAGTGCGGCGCGGTGCCGCGCTGCTCGACGAAGTAGCGGGCCAGCGCCAGGTAGCGGGGCTCGCCGGTGGCCTCGTACAGGCGTATCAGCGCCAGTTCGATTTCCGGATGCCCGGGATAGCCGTGCAGTTGCTGCGGGCCGGGACCGAAGGTGGCGTCGATGTGGTCGGCGAGCCGGCACACGATGTCCAGCAGCGCGCGCTTGCCGGTGGCCTGGTGGTAGGCGACGCCGGCCTCGATCATGTGCCCGGCGCAGTACAGCTCGTGGCATTCGGCCAGGTTGCTCCAGCGCTGCTCCGGCGCCTTCACCGTGAAATAGGTGTTGAGGTAGCCGTCTGCCTGCTGCGCGGCGCCGATCAGCTCGATGGTGGCGTCGGCATCGCGTTCCAGCGCCGGATCGGGATGCTGCGCGAGCAGGTAGGCCACCGCTTCCAGCCACTTTGCCACGTCGCTGTCCTGGAACACCATGCCGTAGAAGGCGCCGTCGCTGCGCCCGGCGGCGATGCGGAAATTCTCGATCGCGTGGCTGGGCTCGGCATCGGCGACGTTGTCGTTGAGCGCGTCCCATTGGTAGGGCAGCACCACCTCCTGCACCAGGCGCTGGTAGCGCTGCCAGAACGGGTCGGCGATGCGCAGGCGGTCGAGCGGGAGTTCGGGCGGCGGGGCGAGCGAATGCGGCATGAGCGTGGCGATCCTGGGGAGGGAGAGAGGGGAGGGCATCAGTGCACCGGGCGTGCGGCCAGGTCGGCGGCGACCTCGGCCAGCAGCGGCCGGCGCAGGCGGCAGCGGTAGATCACCACCGCCAGCAGCAGGTGGATGGCCGCGGGGATCAGCGTTTCCAGCAGGGTCATCGCCTGCAGCGAGGCGGTGGTCTGGTGCTCGGCGCCGGCGCGGTAGCCCACGCGCACGAACAGGTAGCTGATCACCACCGCGCTCGAGGCCCAGGCCAGCTTGATGCAGAACAGGTTGAAGGCGAAGTTGATGCCGGAGGAACGGATCCGGTTCTTCCATGCGCTGTAGTCGTCGGCGAAGGCCATGATCGAGAAGTGCAGCGGCAGCGCGAAGCCGAGCACCAGGCCGTTGACGAAGATCAGGCCCAGCCACAGCGTCTGCTGCGCTGGGCCGGTGGGCATGTACCACTGCAGCACGCCCAGCGCGGCCAGCGCCAGGTTGGTGTGCAGGTACAGCACCAGCGGATCGAAGCGGCGGCACAGCGCGTTGACCACGATCGCGCCCAGCACCGTGGCCAGCGCCACCATCGCGAAGAACAGCGAGGTGTAGCCGGCGCCGCCGCCGAGCACGTAGGTGATGAAGTACAGGTAGCCGCCGCCGCGGATGTTGAACACGTTGATCAGCAGGAACGACATCAGCAGCACCAGCCGCATCTGGTCGTTGCGCAGCAGCCCGCGCAGGTGCTGGCCGACGCCGGCCTCGCCCATCAGGCTAACCGGCACGCGCTCGCGCACGGTGAAGAAGCAGCACAGGAACATCGCCACCGCCAGCACGCTGAGCAGGCCCACGCCGAGCTGGTAGCCGCGCGCGACATCGCCGTCGCCGAGCATCCGCACCAGCCACGGCAGCCCGACCGAGACCAGGAAGCCGGCGATGCCGCACAGCACGAAGCGCCATGACTGCGCCGACACCACGTCGCGGTGGTCGCCGGTCATGCTGTTGATCAGCGCGCAGTACGGCACGTTGATCGCGGTGTAGCACAGCGACAGCAGGAAGTAGCTGGCGAAGGCGTAGGCGACCTTGGCCGCGTAGCTCAGCTGCGGCGTGCTGAAGGTCAGCACGCAGGCGATGCCGATCGGCAGCGCGATCCACAGCTGCCAGCCGCGGAAGCGGCCCCAGCGGCTGCGGGTGCGGTCGGCGAGCAGGCCCATCAACGGATCGGACAGCGCGTCGGCGATGCGCAGCACGGTGAACAGGGTGCCGACCAGCGCCGGGGTCAGCCCGAACACGTCGGTGTAGAAGAAGGTCAGGAAGTTGGCGATCAGGCAGGTGACGATGGTGCCGCCGGCATCGCCCAGGCCATAGCCGAACTTCTCCAGGCGCGAGAGCTTGTGCGTGGCGGCCTGTTCGGCGCTCGCGGCGACGGAGACAACGGCGGTCGCGTTCAACGGTACGGTTCCTTGCGGGACGCGGGGTTGGCGGCACGCCAACCTCGCATGCCGCCGGCCACGGGACAAGAGCCGGCGCGGTATAAAAACGGTACGATTCCGACTTGCGTGGCGGCGGCCGGGCGCATGGCCTTGCGGCGCATTGTTTGCTGCAATGCAGCGTGGCCTTCGCGGCGGGGAGACGTTTCCGACATGCTCGAACTCGCAGTCGCCTATCCGATCCGGGTCCAGAACGGCGGCCTGTTCATTTCCCGCGGGGTCGGCGCGCATCCGGCGCGGGTGATCCAGTCCTACGAGCTGATCTTCGTCGAGCGCGGCGCCTTGTCGATCCGCGAGCAAGACATCGACTTCCACATCGACCCCGGCGAGACCCTGATCCTGTGGCCGGGACGCGAGCACGCCGGGCTAGGCCGCTTCCCCGACGATCTGCGCTTCTATTGGGTGCACTTCGAGCTGGAGCCGGCCGCCGCCGCGGGCGCCGCGACGCTCCTGTCGATGCCGCAACGCACCGCGATCCACGATCCGGAGCGCTTCGTCGGCCTGTTCCGCTGGTTCCTGAGCGAGCAGGAGGAGCGGCGCACGCTGCCGATGCTGGAGCCGATCGTGCTGTCGATGCTGCAATGCGTGGCCGGCGCCTGGCCCGACCCGCACGATTCCGACCGTGCCGGGGTGGCGCTGGCGTACCGCGCCAAGCAACTGATCGGCACCCGGTTCCACACCGCGCTCAACACCTCCATGCTGGCCGCGCAACTGCACTGCAACGCGGATTACCTGGGGCGCATCTACCGCCGCGCGTTCGGCACCACGCTGACCGAGGCGGTCCACCGCCAACGCATCGCCTTCGCCGAGAAGCTGCTGCTGGTGAACGCCTGCAGCGTCGACGAGATCGCGCAGCGCGCCGGCTTCAGCGACGGCGGCTACTTCCGCCGCATCTTCCGCCAGCGCCTGGGCATGACCCCGACCGCCTACCGTCGGCTGTACTGCAAGGAGCACATCAACTCCGGGTGAATGCGCGACCGCCGGGGCGCTGCGGCGCGGCCGCGGTCGCCTGCGCATGGCATTGCCACGCGGCGTCGATGTCCGGGGACGCCTGCGAAGGAAGAACGCGCTGACATGGAGCGGCAACGCCTGACGACCGGGCCGCTGCTGGCCGCGCTGGCGGCGCTGGACGGCTAGCGCATTTCGACTGTGGTATTTGCAGCCAGCGGAGTCGCTCCCACAAGTGGCGTCACTTGGATCGAAAGTGTTCTAGGGCCGCTTCGCCGACCGCGCGCGCGGCCCGGCCGTCAGGCGTTGCCTGCGACCGCGCTGCTGCGCGGTGTGGAACTGCTGCCGCGCTTCTTCAGCGTCAACCGGCGCATGCACGACAGGGCCTGGATCGCCGACGGGCGCATGGCCGCGGTCGGCGGACG encodes:
- a CDS encoding MFS transporter, with product MNATAVVSVAASAEQAATHKLSRLEKFGYGLGDAGGTIVTCLIANFLTFFYTDVFGLTPALVGTLFTVLRIADALSDPLMGLLADRTRSRWGRFRGWQLWIALPIGIACVLTFSTPQLSYAAKVAYAFASYFLLSLCYTAINVPYCALINSMTGDHRDVVSAQSWRFVLCGIAGFLVSVGLPWLVRMLGDGDVARGYQLGVGLLSVLAVAMFLCCFFTVRERVPVSLMGEAGVGQHLRGLLRNDQMRLVLLMSFLLINVFNIRGGGYLYFITYVLGGGAGYTSLFFAMVALATVLGAIVVNALCRRFDPLVLYLHTNLALAALGVLQWYMPTGPAQQTLWLGLIFVNGLVLGFALPLHFSIMAFADDYSAWKNRIRSSGINFAFNLFCIKLAWASSAVVISYLFVRVGYRAGAEHQTTASLQAMTLLETLIPAAIHLLLAVVIYRCRLRRPLLAEVAADLAARPVH
- a CDS encoding helix-turn-helix transcriptional regulator, whose protein sequence is MLELAVAYPIRVQNGGLFISRGVGAHPARVIQSYELIFVERGALSIREQDIDFHIDPGETLILWPGREHAGLGRFPDDLRFYWVHFELEPAAAAGAATLLSMPQRTAIHDPERFVGLFRWFLSEQEERRTLPMLEPIVLSMLQCVAGAWPDPHDSDRAGVALAYRAKQLIGTRFHTALNTSMLAAQLHCNADYLGRIYRRAFGTTLTEAVHRQRIAFAEKLLLVNACSVDEIAQRAGFSDGGYFRRIFRQRLGMTPTAYRRLYCKEHINSG